One window of the Triticum dicoccoides isolate Atlit2015 ecotype Zavitan chromosome 3B, WEW_v2.0, whole genome shotgun sequence genome contains the following:
- the LOC119277359 gene encoding uncharacterized protein LOC119277359 — protein MRPFHPPRHIAAQPHHPRPGDPGQPPLHALPMHQQQQMNPAAFPGFGAANPMAAVAAANPFLAMQLFGQAQQLQNLGYLAAAALQQQQQQPHHHQQPQQQQNPFFPGGFPPNPNQFGAFPGPQSGFNGGGGGFRPGGAGLPGPRPPLPMMGAAWNGGSGGVGVGANGSPRPALNVDGKDRNSGGGVGQVNQTNNKSDGTSHVASENGVRNNATDQKSRFNPGRDGKDGRQFGPSGGRGRGDSRGGGQFNPSGGRGRGDSRGGGQFSPSGGRGRGDGRDGRFSPSGGRGRGRNFNQGRGRGRNDWREGKSNFTSSDSPISGDCHIDSPASEGVRKRPPIIYDKKEVKQWVQARKKNYPTSANINKKLCQSQLDEQKKDEEAQMRRRELKEVIAKQKELGLELPELPPGYLSDTEGQPRGRQGNEKESNWKTRQGGGRFGNRGRGRGRGRGRDNKRQRSDDREDFQSKRPRERNNNSRRHDGGAMAKSREPTLLQKLLNSDIKRDRHRLLHTFKFMALNNFFKDWPAKPLEFPSVKVDQIELESDIDEEDSDDDLPDAETAKDCSLGLKGNGDQPESSSSDEEDESEDDDEADDKGADTEITEKVSDEDSDAEQCEEGFSDFSA, from the exons ATGCGCCCCTTCCACCCTCCCCGCCACATCGCCGCCCAGCCCCATCACCCGCGGCCCGGCGACCCCGGCCAGCCCCCGCTCCACGCCCTCCCCATGCACCAGCAGCAGCAGATGAACCCCGCCGCGTTCCCCGGCTTCGGCGCCGCCAAccccatggcggcggtggcggcggccaacCCCTTCCTCGCGATGCAGCTCTTCGGCCAGGCGCAGCAGCTCCAGAACCTCGGCTACCTTGCCGCCGCCgcgctccagcagcagcagcaacaaccacacCACCACCAGCAACCACAACAGCAGCAAAATCCGTTCTTTCCGGGAGGCTTCCCGCCGAACCCCAATCAGTTCGGGGCCTTCCCTGGCCCGCAATCCGGCTtcaacggcggcggaggcgggttCCGGCCTGGTGGTGCCGGGTTACCCGGGCCCCGGCCGCCCCTGCCGATGATGGGCGCTGCCTGGAATGGTGGcagcggcggcgtcggcgtcggggcgaACGGCTCGCCGAGGCCTGCGCTGAACGTTGATGGGAAAGATCGGAACAGTGGCGGAGGGGTCGGTCAG GTAAACCAAACTAATAACAAATCAGATGGCACCTCTCATGTTGCCTCTGAAAATGGTGTGAGGAATAATGCAACAGATCAGAAATCCCGATTTAACCCTGGAAGAGATGGTAAGGATGGAAGGCAGTTTGGTCCATCTGGTGGAAGAGGGAGAGGAGATAGTAGGGGTGGAGGGCAATTCAATCCATCTGGTGGAAGGGGGAGAGGAGATAGTAGGGGTGGAGGGCAATTCAGTCCATCTGGTGGAAGGGGAAGAGGAGATGGTAGGGATGGACGGTTTAGCCCATCTGGTGGCAGGGGGAGAGGGAGAAATTTTAATCAAGGCCGTGGAAGAG gaagaaaTGACTGGAGAGAAGGAAAATCTAATTTTACAAGTAGTGACAGTCCAATATCAGGAGATTGTCACATTGACAGCCCAGCATCTGAAGGAGTTCGAAA GCGCCCTCCTATCATTTATGACAAAAAAGAAGTTAAACAGTGGGTTCAAGCACGCAAGAAAAACTACCCTACAAGTGCCAACATAAACAAG AAGTTGTGTCAGAGTCAATTGGATGAgcaaaagaaagatgaagaggcccAAATGCGCCGCCGG GAACTCAAGGAAGTTATAGCAAAGCAGAAGGAATTAGGTTTGGAACTCCCTGAACTACCACCTGGCTATCTGTCTGACACTGAGGGTCAACCCAGGGGACGTCAAGGCAATGAAAAGGAAAGTAATTGGAAGACTCGACAGGGGGGTGGTCGTTTTGGAAACCGAGGGCGTGGCCGTGGTCGGGGCCGTGGCCGTGACAATAAGCGACAGAGGTCTGACGACAGAGAAGATTTTCAGTCTAAAAGACCGAGGGAGAGGAACAACAATAGTCGTCGTCATGATGGTGGTGCGATGGCCAAGAGTAGGGAACCAACCCTCCTGCAGAAGCTACTTAACTCTGATATCAAGAGGGACAGGCATAGGCTTCTGCACACGTTCAAATTCATGGCCTTGAACAATTTCTTCAAGGACTGGCCTGCCAAGCCGCTGGAGTTCCCTAGTGTCAAGGTGGACCAGATAGAGCTTGAAAGTGATATTGACgaggaagactcagatgatgacttGCCGGATGCCGAGACGGCCAAGGACTGCAGCCTCGGTTTGAAGGGAAACGGCGATCAGCCAGAATCGAGCTCCAGCGATGAGGAGGATgaaagtgaggacgacgacgaagctGACGACAAGGGTGCTGATACTGAAATAACCGAAAAGGTTTCAGATGAGGATTCCGACGCAGAGCAATGCGAAGAAGGTTTCTCAGATTTCTCAGCCTGA
- the LOC119277360 gene encoding non-specific lipid transfer protein GPI-anchored 2-like — translation MATLRRCSGLLLAAVALALAAGMAAAQGPAGAPAPAAGISSECMTAVLNMSDCLPYVESGSKTRHPDKACCPELDGLLQSNPVCLCQLLAGGADSYGISVDYKRAMALPGVCRLNAPPLSACAAFGVPVGPSSAPLTGVSPSATGPQMPENPPSGTPSKSKSHAPGSLTGRGLVALAALPLAFTAAAMF, via the exons ATGGCGACTCTGCGGCGGTGCTCCGGGCTGCTGCTCGCGGCGGTGGCGCTGGCGCTGGCGGCGGGGATGGCCGCGGCGCAGGGGccggccggcgcgccggcgccggcggccgggatcagCTCCGAGTGCATGACCGCGGTGCTCAACATGTCCGACTGCCTGCCGTACGTGGAGAGCGGGAGCAAGACGCGGCACCCGGACAAGGCCTGCTGCCCGGAGCTGGACGGCCTGCTGCAGTCCAACCCCGTCTGCCTCTGCCAGCTGCTCGCCGGCGGCGCCGACTCCTACGGCATCAGCGTCGACTACAAGCGCGCCATGGCGCTGCCCGGCGTCTGCCGCCTCAACGCGCCGCCGCTCAGCGCCTGCGCAG CTTTTGGAGTCCCCGTGGGGCCTTCTTCGGCGCCATTAACAGGAGTCTCTCCATCCGCTACAGGGCCACAGATGCCTG AGAACCCGCCATCCGGAACGCCGTCCAAGTCCAAGTCCCACGCCCCCGGCAGCCTCACCGGCCGCGGTCTCGTCGCCCTCGCCGCCCTACCGCTGGCGTTCACGGCCGCCGCCATGTTCTAG